The DNA sequence TGGCGATCAGAAATGGACGGAAAGGAAAAACAGCTAGTGGGGAGTTGGCGTCGTAAGCATTAGGGGGCGCTTGGCAAACGACAGTGTCTTTCCGTTGGCGGCAGCGTTGGATGCGATCGGGTTGAGCATCAGGGAGCTTGTTCGTGCTGCAAAGGGCAACGGTCGACAGCGCCTGCCCTCAAAAATAGCGCGCGGATCAGTTGTTGCCCCGTTGACGACAGTTGAAACGAGAAGGTGGCTCTTGCCCTCTGGGCAGGGGCTGCTTTTTTATCAACCCCTGTAGCGGGAAGCCGGTTTCTATGTTAAAATATTCTGCATCATCAACCAAAGGGGGAGAGGGAACATGGCACAGCCGCTTGATCTCGGCCGCCGCATTTCACTCATCGATTTGTATGATTTTCGCATGCCGCGGCGCACCGGTACATACGTGCTTCACGAAGAGAACTTGGCGATCGTGGAAACAGGGCCAAGTCCGTCGGTGCCGCATTTGCTTGCTGGGTTGAAAGCGCTTTATATTGATCCGTCTGATATTCGCTATATCATCGTTACCCATATTCATTTGGACCACGCCGGCGGTGTAGGGCTACTTCTTCAGCATTGCCCGAATGCGATGGTTGTCGTCCATCCGAAAGGGAAGCGGCATTTGGCTGATCCATCGCGCCTCATCGCCGGGGCGAAGGCGGTCGGTGTACGGCGCGCAGTTTGAGTCGCTCTTTGATCCGATTCTTCCGGTGCCAGAAGAGCGATTGATTGTGAAAGAGGACGGGGAAACGTTGGCGTTGAGTGTGGAGCGGACGCTCACGTTCTATGATACGCCGGGGCATGCGAACCATCATGTTTCCATTTATGATTCGTACAGCCGCGGCGTGTTCACCGGCGATACGATCGGCGTTTTTTACCCGCAGCTGCAAGAAGCGGGGCTTACGTTTTGCCTGCCTTCAACATCTCCGAACCAATTTGACCCTGAAGCGATGGAGCGGTCGGCTGAGCGGCTCGAGAAGTTGAATCCGTCGCGCATCTATTTTGGTCATTTTGGCATGCTCGATGACCCGCAGGAGGCGTTCCGCCAGCTTCGCGTTTGGCTGCCGAAGTTCGTGGCGGCAGGAAAAGAAGCGATCGAGCGAAATCCGGAAGCATCGCCCGCAGAGCAGGCGAAAGTCGCTGCACAACGGTTGCGCCGCGATGTAGAAGCGTTTTTGAACGAATATGGCGTCCCGTCTTCGTCGCCGGTGTATGCGGCGATCGAGCTGGATTTGCAAGTGTGCGCGATGGGGTTGATCGATTACTGGCATAAGCGGCGGTGATAGGGGTGAATGAACGGTGTCCCAAGCATAAAAGGGACACCTTTTCTTTGTTAATACGTATAACGATGATGATGACGAATCCGTCTGCTTGGTTTCATGCCATGAGGCCGGTTTTTCTCCTTCCAAACGGTGCGTTTTGCGGTTCAAGACAGGCGTTGGTTGGCGGCGAAACGCACGGCTTCAGGCGCGCCGTTTCGTGAACGGGAGATGGATATGGTAGAGTGGGAGTGCAGAATCCCAATCTTCGTTCTCAACCACGACGCCATAAGGAGGTGGGGACGCGAAGCAAGAGAAACCGTTTCTGTATCGCATTGGCATTGACCTCATCATCGCCTCGTTCGTCGTTTGGGTGGCGGTGCCGATCGCGCCGTTTCTGCCGTTTTCAGCCGCTGTCAAGGCAACGATTGTCGCCACGGTCATTGCGGCGGCGGAAGTCATGTTTTGGCTTGGGGTGCTGCTGGCTGGAAAAGAAGCAGCGAGGAAGCTGAAAGCGTATTGGAATCCGAAGCATTGGCGCATAAATCGGCAACGGTTGGATCAAACCAATGATGTTAAGCAAAAAGAGGAACGGTTGGAAGAAAGCCAATAAAGAGATGAGGTGGTGGCATGAGACGGAGAGCTGTTTCGTTTCTCATCGTTGTTGCCGCTCTGTCCGGAGCGCTTTGGCTTGGCGGCCTGGCATTGGCGGTGCAAGACCAGTTTTTTTCGGTCGCCAAGCCGCCGACGAAAGAACAACGGCCGCCGACGGCTGAAACAAGGCAACATGACGAGAAAATGGATATTGTTGCTCTTGGCGATTCGTTGACGAGAGGAACGGGCGATGAAAGCGGAAAAGGGTATGTCGGCTATATGGTCGATGAGCTTCGCCGGAAAACGGACAAACCGATCCGTGTGACGAACTTGGCCATCCGCGGCCTTCGCTCTGACGGACTGCTTCGCCAGCTTGGCCAGCCTGAGATTCAGCGGCAAGTCGCCATGGCGGATCTTATTGTGATGACCATCGGCGGCAACGACTTGTTTCAAGGCGGGGAAGCGTTGAAACTGGATCGAAAGCAGCTGAATGAGGCGAAACGGCGATATGTAGCCAACCTAGACCGCATTTTCGCCGCGCTGCGCCGCTTCAACAGCGAAGCGGTCATTTTTGCGATCGGTTTGTACAACCCGTTTGGCGATTTAGACGATGCCAAACGGACGTCGGCGGTTGTGCGCGATTGGAATTTTGCATCAGCGGAAGTGGCGGCCCGCTATCCGAACATCGTCGCGGTGCCGACGTTTGATTTGTTTGCCCTCCATGTCAACGACTATTTGTACAGCGACCATTTTCATCCAAACGCGGCAGGCTACAAGCGGATTGGAGAGCGCGTCGCCTCGCTCATCACGTTGACGGAGGAGGGTGAGCAATGACCAAACAGGTGACGTTAGCGGTCAAAGAGCTGCGGAAAACGATTCGCGGCAAGGAAATTATTAAAGGCATTTCGTTTGAGTTGCATGAGGGGGAAGTATTCGGTTTTTTAGGGCCGAACGGCGCGGGAAAAACGACAACGATCCGCATGCTCGTCGGGCTCATTCGGCCGACGTCGGGGACGGTGGCGATTTGCGGGTATGATCTTCACCGCCAGTTTACCGACGCGATCCGCCAGATCGGCTGCATCGTCGAAAACCCAGAAATGTATCCGTATTTAACAGGATGGGAAAACCTTGAACATTTCGCCCGCATGATACCGGGAATTGGTGCAGATCGGATCATGGAAGTGGCGAAGCTCGTCGGCCTTGAACAGCGCATCCATGACCGAGTGGGCACGTATTCGCTCGGCATGCGGCAGCGGCTCGGCATCGCTCAGGCGCTGCTTGGAAAGCCGAAGGTGCTCATTTTGGACGAGCCGACCAACGGCCTTGACCCGGCCGGCATTCGCGAAATGCGCGCCTTCATCCGCTTTTTGGCGGAAACGGAAGGGTTGAGCGTCCTTGTTTCATCGCATTTGTTAAGTGAAATTCAATTAATGTGCGACCGCGTCGCCATTATGGCGAAAGGACGGCTCTTGGCCGTGGACACGGTTGAGCGGCTGTTAAACCAACAGGCGCGCGTCGTCTGGAAAGCCGCTCCAACGGATCGGGCGCGGGCGCTGTTAGCGGCGGAAACCGAGGTGTTGCGCGCCGATGAAGAGACGATCGTCACGCCATATGAGCCGTCGAGACTAGCCGCTTGGAACGCCAAGCTTGTCCAAGCCGGCGTCTCGGTTTCGGAAATTGAACCGCGGCTGCCGACGCTCGAGGACTTGTTTATCGAGCTGACAGGGGGCGAAACGATTGAGTAAGCTCGTGTATAATGAAATGTTGAAAATCGTCCGCAAAAAGCGGCTATGGGTGATCGCCGCCATCATTGTGGTGCTCGTCGCCTTGTTTACATACGCCCAATACCGCGAGACGGAAGAGTTGAGAAAACGGCTTGGCACGACCGACTGGCGGACGCAGCTGCAGCAGCAAATCGTCGATTTGCAAAACCGCTTGCAGTCGCCGAGCATGTCTGAGGAATGGCAGAAATACTTGCAAATCCGCCTCAAGCAGCAGCAGTACTACTTAGAGCACAACATTAATCCGTCCGCCCCTGGAGCGCCGACGTTTATGCGCACGTTTATCGAAAACGCCATCGACTTGTTTTTGCCGCTTTTAGTGATGGTGGTTGCGGCCGATTTAGTGTCGTCCGAGGCAAGCGCTGGAACGATCAAGCTGCTTCTCGTTCGGCCGGTGAAGCGGTGGAAAATTTTGTTGAGCAAATATATCGCGTTGCTCCTGTCGGTGTCGCTCATTATGCTGATGGCGGCGGTGCTGTCGTATGCCATCTCCGGACTCGTGTTTGGATATGGCGGCTTCCGTCTGCCGCTATTGACCGGATTTGTCCAGCAAGGAGAGGATCTCAATACAGCGAATGTCCACATGATTCCGCAATGGAAATACATTTTGATCGAGCTCGGGCTGGCAGCGTTTGTGAGCGTTGTCGTCGGCACACTGACGTTTATGTTTTCCGTGCTGCTTAGGAGCACGGCGGCGGTGATGGGCATCATGCTGGCAGCATTGATTTCTGGCGCGATTTTGTCGAACATGGTGTCGTCGTGGCATTCGGCAAAATATTTGTTTATGGTCAATTTGCGGCTGACGGATTACATAAAAGGAGCGGCTCCGCCGATTGAGGGGATGACGCTTGGCTTTTCGATGGCCGTGCTGGCTGTCTGGGGGCTTGCAGGGCTTCTTGTCGCTTTTTTTGTCTTTATGCGGCGAGATGTCTATTGAAAACGGCAGAGCGGCGAAAACCTGAGGGGGTGTTCCCTCGGGTTTTTTAGTGAAAGGGGATGAAATGCCTATCTATTCGGCTGCTTGTCGTGAACGCCGGCGAGTCCAAGCGCGTGATGGCCCCGCAGCAACTGTATAGATGCAATTTAAAGCTTTAACATTTTTCGTCTTTGCCGGTCATTGCATCCGACTGTCGAGTGACCGAACAACGCTGCTTAAAGACCCATGAATGGGTCTGTGAAGCGAGTCGTTGTTCGGTCTTCCGTCACGCTAAGGCGTGACGGAGGCAAGCCACACGCTTGCCTTCGACAGTCGAAAATGGGCAAACCACTTTTCTGTCAAGGATATGTTAAACTTCTTTGTTGCATCTATATGCTCCACGGCCGGCCATTGCTGTTCATCGCAACGGATGAGAAGCACGATCCCATTCGGTATGGAAGAGATCGGCGCATCTTCGCGGTCGGCGAGCAAATACAGCTTGTTCATGTCGACTGAGCCGCGGTAGCTGTCCCAAATGCTGTACATGTAGATGGCCACATAAAACATGAGCCATCGTTCGTCAAGAACGGCTTTTGCCTTTTCAAAATCGCCAAGCAGCGAGTATAATATACCTGTATTGATATGGGCTTTTGTGTTGATAAACAGCTCCCAGAGGATTAACATAAAGGCCGTGGCGTAGCGTTGCTGCATCAAATTGCCGAAACCCGGAAACGAAAAGGAAAAAAAGGCGACGACAAGCGGATGACGCAAATGGAAATGGGTGGTTGTCAATTGCGACAAATGCGCCCGTTTGCGCCGCGCCGGCGGAATGAGTTTCACAAAGCGCCCCCTTTCCTTTACACGGTTGCTGTGTTTTTAGTAGTAGAAAAAAAGGAGCGGCAGCTATGCAGGTCGTTTCAGAAAAAAGATCAATTTTCATCCGTTATGGCGAAAAAAAGATAAAAAAACTATTGACTTTCCTTTGAGGTTCATATAGAATATGAATTGTCGCAAGGTAAACCAGCATATGTCGGGAAGTAGCTCAGCTTGGTAGAGCACACGGTTCGGGTCCGTGAGGTCGCAGGTTCAAATCCTGTCTTCCCGACCATTATAGACATGGGGCCTTAGCTCAGCTGGGAGAGCGCCTGCCCCGCACGCAGGAGGTCATCGGTTCGAATCCGATAGGCTCCATTTTCATACGGAGGAATACCCAAGTCTGGCTGAAGGGGGCGGTTTCGAAAACCGCTAGGGGTGTCACAGCCCGCGGGGGTTCGAATCCCTCTTCCTCCATTTCTAATATCCATCCTGTCAAATTGTAAATCATGAACCCCTTGATACGACTGCGTTGGCAGTCGTTTTTTCATTTTTTCGGAATCCTTTTGACTTTTCTTCAAATCTTTTAACATGTTCAGCGTCTTATCATCAATCGTAATCGTTCGTTTCGAATCGAAAACACCGTCTCGATGGCATCTTTTTTTTTGAATTTATGTATATACTATGTATATACGAAATGAAAGGAGAGAGGTATAGTGGAATTAAACAAACAGAAAGGAGTGTCAATCATGACAATAACAGTTCAAAAATGGGGAAACAGCCTTGCGGTTCGTATCCCAAGCGTGATTGCTGAACGTTTAGCGCTTCATCAAGGATCAGAAGTGGAGGTGATCGTTGAGAACCAAGCGATCAAGTTGATCCCGAAAAAGAAAAAGCCGACATTGGAGGAACTTTTGGCTAAAATCACGCCGGAAAATCGCCATGCTGAAATTGATTTTGGAACAGAAGGGAATGAATTGTTCTGATGCAAGCGCCGGATCGTGGGGATCTTGTTTACGTCAATTTCAATCCACAAGCAGGGCATGAGCAGGCAGGAAAAAGGCCCGGCATCGTTCTATCACCAAAGCGGTTCAATCAATTGACAGGGTTTGCGGTGCTTTGCCCGATCACCCAGCAACAAAAAGGATATCCATTTGAAGTGGAATTGCCATCAGGCTTGGCCGTTGAAGGCGTGATTTTAACCGATCAGGTCAAAAGTTTAGATTGGCGCGCCCGACAGCTTCAAATAGTAGGACGGGCGCCCAATGAAGTTGTTTCGGATTGCTTGGATCTGATTCATACTTTTCTTTCGTGAAAGGCCATTTATATTGGCCTTTTGTTCACTTTTAGCATACTTTTTGCGTACATTTTTGCCCTTCACGCTCCTTGAGGCGGGAGACTTCCTTCGGATGTTTTGTTAAAAAGGCAGAATCGAGCAACGAAAAGAAGGCGGATCGTCCCGCTTTTTTGCATGGATTGACACACTGGAGATTATTTTGCACAAATGCTGTTTTTCAGCCGCCACAACCGCGGCGAGGAAACGGAGCTAAACGTGACCGCCCGCGAAAAACTCCGCCTTCTTCTTTATGCCGGCGAGCCGGTGAACGAACCGGTCGTCGCCTACGGGCCGTTCGTCATGAACACGCCGGAACAAATCCGCGAGGCGATTCGCGATTACCAGGAAGGGCGGTTTGGGCGATAATGGAAGGGAAAGAGCCGATTCGTTGTATGGCTCTTTCTTTTTTGTTATCATGTTCACAAAAAGAAGCCGTTGGGTTGTTCAAGGAGGACATAGTCATGAACCAAGTCATCGAAACGATTCTCCAGCACCGTTCGATCCGCCGGTTTGAAGACAGGCCGCTCACGGATGAACAAATCCGCACGATCGTCGAATGCGCCCAGGCGGCATCCACTTCAAGCTATGTTCAAGCGTACTCGATCATCGGGGTGAAAGATCCGGAGAAAAAACGGAAGCTCGCCGAGTTGGCGGGAAATCAATCCTATGTCGAGCATAACGGCCATTTCTTTGTCTTTTGCGCTGATTTTCACCGCCATGAGCTCATTGGCGAGCTAGAAGGAAAAGACGTGCTTCCATCGCTTGAGAGTACGGAAAAGTTTATGGTTGCGCTGATTGACACGGCGCTTGCGGCGCAAAACGCCGCCATTGCCGCGGAGTCGATGGGGCTTGGCATCTGCTACATTGGCGGGCTGCGCAACAACTTGCCGGAAGTATGTGCGCTGCTAAATGTGCCGAAGCGGGTCATTCCGCTGTTTGGGCTTGCCGTCGGCTATCCTGCACAAACGCCGGATCAAAAGCCGCGGTTGCCGTTTGAACACGTTTATCATGAGGACGAATACAACCAAGACCGCGCCCGATTCCTCGAACAATTGCAACGCTACAACGAAACGGTTTCGGCGTATTATGAGCAGCGGACAAACGGCCGCCGCCGCGACACATGGACCGGGCAGATGGCCGATATGCTCAGCCGCCAAGTCCGGATGTACATGAAGGAGTTTGTGGAAGGGAAAGGGTTCAATTTACGGTAGCCTCGCTGCAGGCGGGAGCCCCCAGCTCCCATTCCCGAAGTCCAAGAGGTTCGTAAGAAAGGAGAGAACGAGAGTGGACAAAATCCGGCAACTGGCGCAATGGATCAAAGAGGCGAATACAATCGCCGTCCTGACCGGGGCCGGGATGAGCACGGAGTCTGGCATTCCTGATTTTCGCAGCGAAAACGGCCTTTACGCCCAAGAGGACCATGTCGAATATTATTTGTCAGAGCATTATTACAAAAAAGATCCGATTGATTTTTGGCGTCGATTCAAGCGGATGTTTTCATTAAAAATGATGGGCGGCTTTGCCCCGAATGACGGGCATCGGTTTCTCTGCTGGCTTGAGGAGATGGGCAAGACGGTGACGATTTTGACGCAAAATATTGACGGGCTGCATACGAAAGCAGGAAGCACGAATGTCATTGAGCTGCACGGCACGCTGCAGACGGCGACATGCCCGTCATGCGGCAACAAGTATGATCTGTCGTTTATCAACCGTCACGAGGTGCCGCGCTGTGAAAAGTGCCAGACGATTGTCAAACCGGATGTCGTTTTGTTTGGCGGGCTCGTGCCGCGCATGGAAGAAGCGTTTGCTGCGGCGGCCGCCAGCGACTTGCTTCTGGCGATGGGAACAAGTTTGGAAGTGGCGCCCGCGAATCAAATCCCGTTTTATGTCGCCGCCGAATCGCCGGCAACAAGGAAAGTATTGATCAACAAAACAGCGACAAGAATGGACGGGATGTTTGACCTTGTCATTTATGGCGGAATCGGGGAAACGGTCGCTAGCGTGCGCAAGCAAATACAGGCGGAATAGATCGATAGATTCCATGACACGAAAGAAATGCCGATCGTCGCATCGATGGCGGCGGTCGGGCTGCTTGGCGTCTTGATGGAGCGGCTCGTGTTTTATCCGCTTCGCGACGCATCGCCGCTCCATGACAAAATTGCGGCGATTGGCATTTTGTTGTTTTTGGAGGCATTCGCCCAGTTCGTCTGGGGGCGGACTATCAGACGATGCCGACTCCGTATGGCGATGTCGTCACGTTGTTCGGATTCACATTGACCATTCAACGCATCCTCATCATCGCATCCGCTGTCATCATCATGATCTTGTTTACCTCTTCTTGAAAAAGACGTTCATCGGGTCTTCCATCATCGCGATGGCGCAAAACCGCGAAGGGGCGAATTTGGGCGGCATTAACACGAATAAAGTCGCCATGCTGACGTTTTTCCTTTCCGGCAGTTTGGCAGCGCTCGCCGCGTCGCTCGCTTCGCCGATCAACCTTGTGTTTCCCGGCATGGGGCATCTCGTCATCTTGAAAGCGTTTGGCATCATCATTCTCGGCGGCATGGGAAGCATTCCCGCGCCATTGTCGGCGGCTATATTTTGGGATTCAGCGAAAGCTTGGGAGCGACGTATGTGTCGAACGACTACAAAGACATTATCGCTTTTGCCATCCTCGTCATCATTTTAACGGTCAAACCGAACGGACTGTTTGCCAAGGAGGGACATTGATGGCTGTATTCGCCAACCGGCGCTTATGGATCGCCGTTCTTGCGGCGCCGGCTGACATCGTTCGCATTATGACGTTTTTTGATTCGTTAATGATAGAATTGCCGCCTGGAAGCACTGTTTCGGGTTGATCAATTCTTATTGTGTACTTATTATCATAAAAAACTATGTTCTAAATAATCAAATAAACAAATAGAAAAATTTTCAATAATGAAATAAAATAAAACTGCCCTGCCACATGATGAATCTAATCACAGGAGAGGAGAGACCGACCATGCGGGAAATGGCCCTCGGCCTTGCCGCCTCGTTCTTTTTTGCCGTTACGTTCATATTGAACCGGTCTATGGAACTAGCTGGCGGGAGTTGGACATGGAGCTCGTCACTTCGTTTTTTCTTTATGGTTCCGCTGTTGTTTGTCATTCTTCTTGCCCGCCGCAATCTCGGTCCGGTTTGGCGCGACATGAAGCGCCATCCATGGACATGGATCGTCTGGGAGACGGTCGGTTTCGGCTGTTTCGAAGGCCCAGCCTTCGTATCGGGTGGAGGGAGAGCGGTGAAAACGAGCATCTATATAGATGCAACGAAGAAGTTTAACATATCCTTGACGGAAAAGCGGTTTGTCCATTTTCGACTGTCGAAGGCAAGCCTATGGCTTGCCCCGTCACGCCAAGGCGTGACGGAAGACCGAACAACCACCTGCTTCACAGATCCATATATGGGTCTGTGAAGCGGCGTTGTTCGGTCGCCTGACAGTCGATAAAAGCTGCAAATGGTAAATCTTCAAATTGCATCTATATACGCGCTGCTGGCCTGCCATGCGGCTGTGATTTATCTCTGGATTAGCGACTGGGACGTGCTTATGACGCCCGTGGGTCTTGTCGTATGGGGCGGAGGGGTTGCTGTCAGCCTCACCATCCTTCACTTTCGCCCCCGTATTCATCCCAGTTTGCCGCCTGCTTCCTTCAGATTCTGCGTCGCCGCAGACACCCTTGCGTTAAGCTAACTGCTACTTCTGCCTTCGCAGTTCGGGACTTTCACCCTATAGACTGCACCCGTGCCGGGCGCACACGATGACGGCGGCGTCGATGCTTGCCGCCGTCTGTTCATTGATCATCGAATGGGCGGTGCGCTCGATGCCGTAGGAACACTTGGTTAGTCGTTGCGGCCGTCAGCGGCCCGGAAGGCTTCTGGAGCGATCCGGCGGCCAACCGCATACATGATCGGTGCGCCGATCGCCATGACAACAAACTCGCCAATGGCCGTCGTCAGCCATGTGAGCCAAAACGGAAAGCCGAGCGCGAGCTTTAGTTCAAAGGCGATGATGGCCATGGTCACGGTAAACGACAACGTATTGATCGCCATACGCGCCCAAATGTTCTCGACATAACGCATAGAAACAATCGTGATGAGAAGCGCCAGCACCGACTGGCCGACGCCGAATACAAGATCATACGCGACAATCGGCGAGAAAAACAAATTGGCCAAAAAGACGCCGAGCACGATGCCCACGGCGTATGTTCGGCGGAATACGACTAGGTGGTTTAACATTTCTGAGACGCGAAACTGAATGTTCGTAAAGCCAAACGGCTGGATGAACGCCGTCACGGCGATATACACGGCGGCGATCAAACCGTTTGTCGCCATCGTTCGAACGTTCATGGTATTCTCTCCTCTCGTGCATGATGATATGATTGTAGCATACCACTCTCGTGAACGAAAGGAGCGGGATCCATGGCTGCAAAGAAACAAGCAGCAGACCGATACGGTTCCGTCTGGGAGGTCGCAATTACGGCGCTTCGCCTCGGCTTGACGTCATTTGGCGGACCGGTCGCATAGGTTGTAATAAAGAATTTCCGACCTCCATGTCCCGTCTTTACTTTATCACCTAACAAGCTGGCACGGTGACAAGAAGAGCGAACAATGCCATGTAAAACAAAATTGCAACTTATATAGATCGATCAACAGCAGCGCCAGCCAAGAGAAACGCTATGAGAAAATGGATGGTCACAATAGCAGGCGGGAGGTCAAACCAGACAACAAGGGGCCGAGTGCGATCTGCGCCGCAAGCAATCCAGCCGCCGCCGACCATCGTGGCGAGCACGATGGCGTCGATCGTCAACCTCGTTAGGACTGGCCAAGTTGGTTTAGTTTTCCGTGATCCGCTCATACTAACAACAGCATGATCGACTTGAAAGGAAGTGGATCAAAGTGAAACAGGCATGGCGCATTTATATGAGCGATTTGAAACATCTCACGACCAACTGGGCCGCATCCATATTGGCTCTCGGTCTGATCGTTCTTCCATCGCTTTACGCTTGGATCAATGTAGAGGCTTCGATTGACCCTTATGCCCATACAGAGGATTTACCGGTCGGCGTCGTGAACGAAGACCGAGGGGCGGAGCTCGCCGGTCACCGGTTTCACGCCGGCGATGAGATCGTCAAGACCTTAAAAAACAACCACCAGTTGGGATGGCGATTTGTCACGCGGAAAAAAGGAATGGAAGGCGTTCGGAGGGGAGACTACTTTGCGACGATCGTCATTCCGGCTGATTTCTCGGCTAAATTAGCCACTGTAGTGCAGAAACGTCCGAAAAGGGCGGTTATTTACTATTATGAAAACGACAAACGGAACGCCATCGCTCCCAAAATCACGGAGCGCGGAGCAAGTACATTGTCAGCGCGAGTCAGCGATGAGTTTGTGAGGGTGGTCAATACCGCATTGTTTTCCTTGTTCCACCAAGCGGGAGTGACGCTCGAACAGCAGCTTCCTACCATTCGCCGCGTTGAAGCGTTCGTGTTTCGTTTGGAAAACGAATTGCCAACGATTCAACGACAATTGAAAGCCCTAGATCGCGATGTGGGAGAGGCAAGATCACTAGTTCGTACAGGCCGCGAGCTTCTGCCGGCTGCCAAAACAACGGTGCGGCGCGGTTTAGAATGGACAGGCCGCGTTGAGAAGTTGTTCATGCAAGTCAATGCTTCATCGCACTTATGGGAAAAGCCGGTGGAAATGGCGGTTCATGCGCTCTATTCCTTTGCAGAGCAGACGCCACAGTCCCTCGATACACCGGAAAAGCAAGCGCGTTGGGCGGCTCTCATCCAACAGGCGGCAACAGACGCGAGCCCATTGGTTCAGCAATTGCGCCGAACGTTGAGAACATGGGAGGGGACGATTGATTCCTCTTCGCTTCAACCTGTGCAACGCACAGTCAGCCGTATCGAGCAGACGCTAGCGTCTATTCAAGAAACAGCGGCGCTAGTGAAACAACATCCAACAGGCGTCGAAGGGAAGATCACTCACCTGCGTGAACAAATGGCCTTATTGGACGCACAGGCGCAGCAACTTGATCAAGCATATCGCCAACGGCTGCTACCTATGCTGCGGGCAAAATGGAATCAAACAGGGGAACAGGTGCGCCAAGCGAAACAAACGCTTCTTCGCATGGATCAAGCGTTACATGAGGCAGAGCAATGGTTGTCAAACACAGATCGTGATTTAGCGGCCGCGCAACAAGCGCTAAAGACCGCACAGGCTCAATATCCATTTCTCTCCCGCCAGGTCCGCGAGCTGGCCGCCTTCCTATCGAAAATCAAAAGAGAAACCGACATCGACGAACTGATTCGCTTGTTGAAACAAGATCCACAGGCGAAAGGGGCGTTTTTTGCTCACCCGGTTGACGTCAAA is a window from the Geobacillus stearothermophilus ATCC 12980 genome containing:
- a CDS encoding transporter suffix domain-containing protein gives rise to the protein MPIAPFLPFSAAVKATIVATVIAAAEVMFWLGVLLAGKEAARKLKAYWNPKHWRINRQRLDQTNDVKQKEERLEESQ
- a CDS encoding SGNH/GDSL hydrolase family protein gives rise to the protein MRRRAVSFLIVVAALSGALWLGGLALAVQDQFFSVAKPPTKEQRPPTAETRQHDEKMDIVALGDSLTRGTGDESGKGYVGYMVDELRRKTDKPIRVTNLAIRGLRSDGLLRQLGQPEIQRQVAMADLIVMTIGGNDLFQGGEALKLDRKQLNEAKRRYVANLDRIFAALRRFNSEAVIFAIGLYNPFGDLDDAKRTSAVVRDWNFASAEVAARYPNIVAVPTFDLFALHVNDYLYSDHFHPNAAGYKRIGERVASLITLTEEGEQ
- a CDS encoding ABC transporter ATP-binding protein; the encoded protein is MTKQVTLAVKELRKTIRGKEIIKGISFELHEGEVFGFLGPNGAGKTTTIRMLVGLIRPTSGTVAICGYDLHRQFTDAIRQIGCIVENPEMYPYLTGWENLEHFARMIPGIGADRIMEVAKLVGLEQRIHDRVGTYSLGMRQRLGIAQALLGKPKVLILDEPTNGLDPAGIREMRAFIRFLAETEGLSVLVSSHLLSEIQLMCDRVAIMAKGRLLAVDTVERLLNQQARVVWKAAPTDRARALLAAETEVLRADEETIVTPYEPSRLAAWNAKLVQAGVSVSEIEPRLPTLEDLFIELTGGETIE
- a CDS encoding ABC transporter permease, whose product is MSKLVYNEMLKIVRKKRLWVIAAIIVVLVALFTYAQYRETEELRKRLGTTDWRTQLQQQIVDLQNRLQSPSMSEEWQKYLQIRLKQQQYYLEHNINPSAPGAPTFMRTFIENAIDLFLPLLVMVVAADLVSSEASAGTIKLLLVRPVKRWKILLSKYIALLLSVSLIMLMAAVLSYAISGLVFGYGGFRLPLLTGFVQQGEDLNTANVHMIPQWKYILIELGLAAFVSVVVGTLTFMFSVLLRSTAAVMGIMLAALISGAILSNMVSSWHSAKYLFMVNLRLTDYIKGAAPPIEGMTLGFSMAVLAVWGLAGLLVAFFVFMRRDVY
- a CDS encoding AbrB/MazE/SpoVT family DNA-binding domain-containing protein; amino-acid sequence: MELNKQKGVSIMTITVQKWGNSLAVRIPSVIAERLALHQGSEVEVIVENQAIKLIPKKKKPTLEELLAKITPENRHAEIDFGTEGNELF
- a CDS encoding type II toxin-antitoxin system PemK/MazF family toxin is translated as MQAPDRGDLVYVNFNPQAGHEQAGKRPGIVLSPKRFNQLTGFAVLCPITQQQKGYPFEVELPSGLAVEGVILTDQVKSLDWRARQLQIVGRAPNEVVSDCLDLIHTFLS
- the nfsA gene encoding oxygen-insensitive NADPH nitroreductase is translated as MNQVIETILQHRSIRRFEDRPLTDEQIRTIVECAQAASTSSYVQAYSIIGVKDPEKKRKLAELAGNQSYVEHNGHFFVFCADFHRHELIGELEGKDVLPSLESTEKFMVALIDTALAAQNAAIAAESMGLGICYIGGLRNNLPEVCALLNVPKRVIPLFGLAVGYPAQTPDQKPRLPFEHVYHEDEYNQDRARFLEQLQRYNETVSAYYEQRTNGRRRDTWTGQMADMLSRQVRMYMKEFVEGKGFNLR
- a CDS encoding NAD-dependent protein deacylase; translated protein: MDKIRQLAQWIKEANTIAVLTGAGMSTESGIPDFRSENGLYAQEDHVEYYLSEHYYKKDPIDFWRRFKRMFSLKMMGGFAPNDGHRFLCWLEEMGKTVTILTQNIDGLHTKAGSTNVIELHGTLQTATCPSCGNKYDLSFINRHEVPRCEKCQTIVKPDVVLFGGLVPRMEEAFAAAAASDLLLAMGTSLEVAPANQIPFYVAAESPATRKVLINKTATRMDGMFDLVIYGGIGETVASVRKQIQAE
- a CDS encoding multidrug resistance efflux transporter family protein, giving the protein MREMALGLAASFFFAVTFILNRSMELAGGSWTWSSSLRFFFMVPLLFVILLARRNLGPVWRDMKRHPWTWIVWETVGFGCFEGPAFVSGGGRAVKTSIYIDATKKFNISLTEKRFVHFRLSKASLWLAPSRQGVTEDRTTTCFTDPYMGL
- a CDS encoding QueT transporter family protein, with product MNVRTMATNGLIAAVYIAVTAFIQPFGFTNIQFRVSEMLNHLVVFRRTYAVGIVLGVFLANLFFSPIVAYDLVFGVGQSVLALLITIVSMRYVENIWARMAINTLSFTVTMAIIAFELKLALGFPFWLTWLTTAIGEFVVMAIGAPIMYAVGRRIAPEAFRAADGRND